The Lycium barbarum isolate Lr01 chromosome 4, ASM1917538v2, whole genome shotgun sequence nucleotide sequence gtcgattTAGTCTGTACACCCCTAATGTTAGAGATGGATTAGTAGTTACTCCATTAAGTACCaattttcattaaggtcatgCAATAAAGATGTCTTATCGACAAAAAAATAGTAATTGCGATAATGACGAGTCTTCCAGAAAATTCTATGCATTATATACTTATTTTTGGAGTTCAATAAAATAAAGACGATTAGATTTATCCTTAATCACctaaagaataaaaggaagaggATAATTAAGATTGCGCAGGCTAAGGTAAAACCAAAAAAAGATAAAATGAGAAAGCTTAATTAGGATAAATTGGATTAAGTAGACTGGTATAACAAAAAGAAGAtactaaccaaaaaaaaaaaaaaaagtatcacaaaaagaagataaaaataattcttcttattcctattTCAACTTTATTCTTCCTATTTTTGTTTCTCAAAAGAACAAAAAAGACTTTGACAAAGTACTAGAAGATTACTTCACTCTAAATAGTTATTTACTTACTTAGTAATTTCTCTATCCAAAATTATTTTCATCAAAAACAAAATATTGATTGATCAACTATCTTAAAATTATAATCTCTTTTATTCTCCTCATACCCACTTGTAGAATTaccattgatatgttgttgttgtaatctctCTTATCCTATAGTTTGTTCTAAAATATcattaaaaaaagagaaaagaattcATTATTCTTTTGCAAATTCACTCGTATTGTTCTTACTAAAAAGTACTATCAACTTAAATACATCTAATAGAAATGTAGAAACCTCTTTACAATTAAGACAAAAATCTGTTTTCTAAGAATAATCCAAAATTTTTAAACAGATATTAATACTTACCAATTTAATTTTCTTACTTAGTCAAATTTTATCATGATTATCCAATCAACCTTTACAAGTGTACTAATTATCCAtttcatttttcaaatttccaacttATTCAATCTAATCCAACTATACTACAACTCTTAGATTCTCCCTTAATCTAATTTCATCATCCTTTACATACCCCACCCCACCACTCCTACCCCACCACCCCACCCCGCACTCCCCACCACCCCCACCTTGATTGAAGCTGTCTTccccttttttctttctttcctacagaatccagcagacacaaaacatatgaaaaagaataaaaaaattaaacacacaaaaaaaaaaaaaaaaaagtagtcaccatctatttttctatatatatatatcacccacTCTCCACATCCAGctgtattttattttgtttttcccAACACTTTCTGTTTCTCTCTTTAAAACCCATAAAAATCCCAATTCTTGATTTCATCTTTTTTCCATTGAACCAATTTTCAAgaattgaacttttttttttctttctctaatTTTAACAAAAACCCAACATGGGTTCTTCTTTATCCTTATTGTTTTCATCCACAACTGTTAATCAGCAAAATAATATTGGTCTTGGTGATTTACCAGAGAGTTGTGTAGCATCAGTTCTTGTATATATGGACCCACCTCAGATCTGTAAATTATCTATGCTTAATAAGGCTTTTAGAGGTGCTTCTTTTGCTGATTTTGTGTGGGAATCTAAGTTGCCAATGAATTATAATTCTATTATTCAAAGGGTCCAAAATTTTCCTAACAATTTGTGTAAAAGAGATATTTATGCTAGGCTTTGTCGACCCAATTCTTTTGATGGTGGTGCAAAGGTACAATTTTTACCCCACTTATGCTAAAATCTTCATTTTAAGATATTAATTGTGTGCCCAAATTTATTCTAAAGTTTCAatctttttccccttttttgatTCTCTTtggatttttctttctttcttgaaagtAAAAAATTACATTAAATAGGAAATTAGCTGTACTAGTTTGGTTTTGAGGTGTTATTATATTAGTAGTTGTATGAAAATTTGATAGGTAATTTAAAGGGTCATAATTTGTGTACTTAATTTATCAGAAAAATCATTAATTGTTTGTGTCCTCTGGATCTTTTCATGAAAATACAAATTAGTACCATTAAGTAGTAAAATCTGTAATAGTTGTGTACTGAAGTGTTGTTGTTAAAGTGGTTTGTAtttgttggaaataataattcaaaggTGTAGTAAATAATTGGttaggatttgatattttaattcatgtctagttagaatttatagtcaaattaataTAGGAATAAGAGTTTtgttttgagttaaagtaggtttTATACTATTATAAATACGGGTGCTGCTCTCTTATTTTCATAACAAGAGATAACAAGAAATATCAAGAGAGATTGTAGTAATTTAAAGgctgtagtagtagtagtagtattaaCATTTGAGAAGTAATCTAAAGGCTCATAATTTTAGGGTGGAAACAATTTGTGTACCCAATTTTGCAAAACATAGTTAATCTTTTTCCTGAAAATAAAAGTTACTGTACCGGTTACTAGGGAATCCGTACTAGTTTGGTATTGAGGAGTAGTTGTTAAAGTGCTAGCATTAAATTTGAGTAGTAATTTAAGGTTGTAGTATTAAAATTTAAGAAGTAATGTAAAGGCTGATTTGTTTGAGGGTGGAAAATGAGTTTGATGGTTTTATTGCTTTATGGTGCAGAGAGTATGGTTAGATAAGAGAACTGGAAGAGTTTGTATGTCTATATCTTCAAGTGGCTTGACGATAACGGGCATTGATGATAGGAGATATTGGAGTCGGATTGAGACAGATGAATCAAGGTGAGGATTTGAGATTGTTTTGCTTATGCTTTTGGTGATGGTAAATTGGTTGTTTGTAGTTGTGTTATTTTTGGTGTATATGTTTTTAGATTGGTGATCAAATCCAACTGTTTGCCTGATCGAGGCAATTTTTTTCGGTGAAATCCTCTCAAGAAAAGGCTCTTTTGGTTTACGATATATCTTGCCTAGCTGTGAACTCTTATTTAACATGCTTGGGTTCAAGTGTGAAAACTGAAGTTGTTTAATGTAATCTTATATTTCAGATAGAAATTGCTAATGATTAACTAGCCTTTTTAGATGTCAATTTAGTATTTTACACTCCGATTGTTCCAGGAGTTCCTCATTCCGGAAAATGACCAACAGTAGTTGAACAGACTAAACATTAGTCCACATGATTTACCTAGCAATTCCAATCAGGAAGATTCTTTAACAGCATAGACCGAATTATACCGTTGCCTCATAAAACCTTATGAAGCCTTCATATTGTTCCCGCTAGATATGATGTAAGGTTCCTCATATTGCCTCTTAATTCACCCTAAATCAGTGAGCTTTATGGAATAATCGTGAGATTCATTTTCTGTTTAAGCTTTGGTGGGCAGAGTTACTCAGTACTTGTGCTGATGACAAGTAGCAGGTATCTGGTCTAATAGCAGAGGTCCACGTAAGCTGGTTCTATATAGGGGAAGTAGAGTCCATGCCTTTTCTTTTTTGGTAATGGTAGCATAGCATAGAGTTTACCTTCCTTGAGATGTCTTACTGCCTTGATGACTGCTCCGAGGAAATCTTTGTTGCTCATTCTTGAAAGTAGAAGTAAAGGAGAAAGAACATCTAGATATATCTGTGTTTCTTGTACATTTTCTTGGTCTAATGGTGGCTAGACACTGGCAACATAAATTGCGCAATGTATGTTCTTACTTCATTGCTATAATCTCTTATGGTAAGCTTGTACGTGAACACACAATAATTTCTTTTGCTCTCCTTCGACACAGATTCAAGTCCGTTGCATATCTCCAACAAATCTGGTGGTTCGAAGTTGATGGAGAGGTCGATTTCCCATTCCCCATCGGGTCCTATAGCATATTCTTCAGACTGCAAGTAGGGCGTGCCTCTCGGAGATTCGGACGCCGAGTCTGCAACTCTGAGCATGTCCATGGGTGGGATAAAAAACCAGTGCGGTTTCAGCTGTCGACATCAGACGGTCAACAAGCTACAACCCAATGTTACTTAAACGAACCTGGAATATGGAAGTACCACCATGTAGGTGACTTTGTTGTCACGGGTTTGGCAAAACAAATGAAAGTTAAATATTCGATGACTCAGATCGATTGTACACATACTAAGGGTGGACTATGTGTAGATTCTGTACTGATATGTCCAGTAGATTTTAAACAGAGGTTGAAGCAGAATTTTTGATTTGCTGATTACCTGTCTCTCCAGAGAAAGTGTTTTAAGAGTTATAGTTCTAGTGCTATCCATAGTTTTTTGAGTGGTTAGTATTAAGGGATAATCATATATTAGACTGAGGTAATTGTGTAAAAATGTGAACAACGGACATTTTATCCGTTCATTGTAATGAGCTGTTAGCTTCTGTTAACATTAGACACTTACTTTTgtgtatttctcatctttataagTGTCAAAGAAACAACATTGGATCAGCTTTACTGAAGAAGAGTGCTGCGTTTTTGTGTTGATACTTCCTGGACTTATAATTTTGCAGGTCAGTATCCAGTAGCTCAATAGGTTAAAAGTGGTTCTGGTCCTTCTGGAACGGTGataataaagaagaaatattTATTTGCACTTGATGTTGATACTAAATAAGACTACGTGATTATGTACATGAGGATAATTTTTGTTTGATACTATACCTTGATCGGTTATCTTGTATAAGAGAAAGTTGACAACATGTTAGAGAATGTGCCTAAAGCAGAAAGAAAGAAACGAGAGGCCGTATGGTTACACGGATAACTGGAAAAGTgaattttttgctttttttttttttaatcaatgtTGAATTTATTGAATTTAAATATTCTCTGATAGTAAATTCTGATTTGGAAATTCGATTTGCACTTGGAGAAAGAACTTCTCTTTCTCCGAAACTAGTAATGTTATACTACTGCATCAACAAATTACAAAGTTCAAATGTATTTTTAGTATCCTGTACTACCGAACTGGGAAAAAACCTTGTGTCTCCCCAGAGATCTTCGATGAAAATATAAAATTTAGCTAAACTATGAGTTATTTTATTCAAACTTCtaaacatagatacaaaattcacaTGATCAAGCATGCTTGATAGCTTTCGAATATCTTCACACACCAGTTTTGTCTCCGAAGGAGGAGTCACATTGTTTCTTGATCATCTCAATAATATTCTTAGTGTTAGATAAAATCTTTACCTTCTATCATTCATACTAATAGCACGTTTAAGAGTCTTCCTCATAGCAATTGCTTAAGTAGTCATGACTTTTCAACATATAGGATTAAGGATCTATGGGCATGAAGTAGTTTCCGAAGGCTATTCAAAGCCGCAATACCGATGGTTGTCGTTTTATCACCGATTGATGTGTAAACACTAAAATACCATTTTGGAGATTTGTTAGTTCATGCATAGCTAATTGGAGAAAGGACATTAAAATTGAAATTTAGGTCTTTCTCTTTATATATAAACCTTTTAGAATTTGTTGTGGAGTACACAGCCCACGAGTAAATACCACTGCGAGACATGGTCAAATGATTGAGATCCTGTCATCCTTAATCATAAGTCTCAAgttcaaattttaaaaattgagAACTTCTTGTAAGGAGCAATTTATCCTGTGGCCTATTCGATGCGAATTCGACTTGGTCCTGTGAGTGAAGTTTCAAATATCAAATAGTTAAACAAGAAAACAATTTATTCCAATATTCATTTTTTTGTTTGCTTGGCTTTGTAAGGAAAAGAATAAATGTAGTAATGCAAGCAACTCTTATTCACATATTAGCGGGGATAACCCTATATTCACTTCTCTTCGTTTTTTGTTTGCCTGGCTTTGTGAGGAAGATAATAAGcccctgtttggattggcttattttaggtgcttttaagacAAAATgacctttaagcacttttgtagtgtTCGGGTAAaataaaaagtgcttttaagcacttaTTTCAAAATAgtaaaaataagccaaaaatcacaagttatactccctccgtcccataataaatgtcaccttagccaaaaacaagcatattaagaaaccaataatgaAGTGTGAAGTTTATCAAATTACCATTTTCCTCTTGAtaattagagcatgcacaagtagtccatcttttgacattgggaattcaacaatcatcatttagagTACTACCACTTCTTTTGCCTCTTACTAATCCTATCTTCCATAGGCCAAAACTTTCATTTTCACGTGAAACCCAAAATTTGATATTGTGAATCGAACTTTTGGCCTATGGAATTACGGCTGATATAAGAACTTTAACATGCCAAATTTCAACTTAAAATATTGGAGCCAAAGTTCCATTCTGGTTTTACAAAATTTGAATTTTGTGTTCATTTAGCTTCCCACCAAAAATGTCTTCAACTTTACCTTGACTTTTAAACTCTCTCTCCATGTTACAATTTGAAAGATTTGAAGAAAACTGATGTGGAAAATTTTCTGTTCATTTTCTCTTTGCCCTGTTCAGGTATTTATACAATTGGATTTGTACaaagaataaaagaaaataaaaataactcTTAATCTAGGTTGCATACTTGTTCTATTTTAATTGTAAATTTCCTAACAATATCAAAACCTCATCATTCTAAATATTCTCTCATGTATCCCACATGTGAAAAGTGTAACAAATTTCCAGCTGTGCTAGCTGTGCACAAAGTGATTCAACATCCCACAATAATTGAACCCATGTGGGATAATACTTTATTCATTCTTAGTTTTGTTGTCTGAAATGATTTTCTCTTTCTTGTTTCATCTACTTCTTCTGTTTGTTGCTAACAGCAGCAACATCAATGGTGTTTTCCATTCCAACATCCCCTCTCAAGATGGAGGGGAGTGTCATGACTCCCATCTTGCTGAGAATGTGTTTGTGGGAAGCCCCAGATAAGGGTTTCGTAAATAGATCTGCAAGTTGGTGAGAAGACGGAAGAAATGACAATGTAATCATCCCGGCTAGAAATTGTTGACGCACAAAATGACAATCTAATTCGACATGTTTTGTGCGCTCATGGAAGACCAGATTGCGTGCTATATGTATAGCCGCTTGACTGTCGGAATGCAGAGAAATAGGAAGTGAAATTGGTGCAGATAAATCCTCAAGGAGACAAATCAACCATGTAAGCTCGGAAGTGACCCGTCACATggatcttgtcacgacccaacccccataggccgtgactagtgcccgatctgagcacccgaacacatctatcaaatgctatctcaaattttatcaaacgcattcaagtatatagcggaagccgacaaggctatatttcaaagttagataatttccagaaaaatttcggcagagtttcctttgttttacaggctatccaaaataaccctgcgcacagaaaataccaacaaaagaccacaccgggccaacgaagcaacatttaaacatattcggaccggccgccgcggcgaatgagatcgcccaaacacaacatacacacgcaactgtacagaaagaccccaacccacaaacatgtccacagacctctaaacagaccgacagaatcatatgacgggacagggccccgccgtacccatgaacgagaatatatatatacagtagtgacagactataccaaaagatgggctctggataagagagcgctccaaaataggagaataagatcctaagcggacggatcagcaaacctgtcgtcggtacctgcgcggcatgaaaacgcagcccccgaagaaagggggtcagtacgaaatatgtactgaatatgcaaagcctgaattacagaaacaaaatcataactggtacagaacgtacagaaagtaaatagaaaacccaaagtatcagatatatattttcaaaacatgcagagtgtgtacagaaacatatgtcacatcaaatccggcccctgccaagggactcggcagacagaacgtggccaccctcccgacgctggtgccacaacacagaagaatcagaacaggggcataaccccgtaacataatatgtcatatcagatggccatagcaaatcatatcagaacaagtgtacatggcacaacatactccacaaacccatgtacgcgtatacctgccccctcacatcgaggcacggcgaacaatgcaaaggatcacgcttgacaacatatcctggcccgggctcagtgggggaaacattgaggcatccacgaacggagtagtgagaaactaaatgcactaaaaataccatatatatatttccagagactcaatgaggcatatcgaatgtcaaatcaaatcaatgaaatcggacggaaacatagtaagtaaatttagatgtcataacgggttacggaggcataatctatccgagatcgttttcaagattcaaaacaatttataagacttaatgaaatatttaaaataatttttatttagtagataaaggagtagttagagtatctctaacgaaaacgctcgaagacaagtcatagacacataaagggtaaaattggaaatagtgggcccacctcggaaccaatgaagcggtgggctcaaattacgtatttttaagcttatggggtcacctacaaaggttctaggacattccataacttcgtaagcaatttggaaaaaaatttcataatttttcatcaaatcatacttaaggaattcaattctattgaatgaaaaagcgacgatttcaaacgcggattccgatggacagaatattccccgaggcgtaaatccaagcctagtacatctaggacatgccaagagaagaatcgggatagctttacatacctttcttgccctttacgcttgccaaaactcaaatcccgtttcgtccaaaacctacaaatggtcacatttaccaatttactattcataagacttaaagtttcaaccttaaccaattcttgtctataaaaatttgagcagcatctcccctatatatatatcatccccgaggttaaaactcggctaaaacaacaacaaccataccaacaacaatatatacaacatcaataatcgtctaggaacgcattctagcgtaaatagtcttattttccaaataatgcgacaattccaaatccaactttgcacttacaacccgatatcaatattttcatattcacatactaatataagaccattcaaacataaaccaaaagtattccaagctatatattcaatattcaacaattccatcaacttccatattcaatccaaaattcttatatatgcaacaaaaccattccaacacattttctacttactaattcatctccaacaacaatatacactttaacaacttcattatcttaatatcataaaatcacattaatgtgtcataattctctacattccattttcatgtcaacttcactcatataatcttcctttgcattgtgaagatcacaataacacaactaacatgttaaacaaaataaatccaacattatctcaacaacatataccacacggccaacatggcttctttccaatttcatccaattttcattcaacttccataatttcataaaaactacattaaaatcacataatttcctataaccattttcaacaattttccataccaacttgaaccatttccttccatttccattacaaggcttcaacaacacaattaacataacaaataaaattggttcatccttctacacacatacatacccactttgcaaacttccatatttccataatttccactcatttctacatactacaacataaacaaaccttcataacataagaaaaaggaattgattcttacctttttctacaaatttcttcacttgaacaagttgtcaacttgaagaaataagtgctccttcttccaaaacaactacaccaagttgtaaaggacccttaattgagtaggaaaaccacaagctaataatttttggaggaagattttgagGACCTAATTTTCCAAGGACTTGGCCGTGTGGTCCTTCaagtttttgctcttctttttctctcaattttgttcttgaagattcttgaaaatgaaagaaTTGTGGTCTAATGTCTCATTTAATACATGGATTAATGAAttaccatgggcttgggccatatggccggccacccctcttttgggcctaaattttctccccttttatcttttttttttttgggccaacccggttggtcacgagttgggcctagcccactgacctttcgaccttaaaacgtccatatctccttgtaccgacgtcatctgggaacccacgacctatggttggaaagataattcaattatctacaacttttaattcttggtatttttccaaattccaaacatataataccgtttttgcccccccaaagtcaggtcacccgaaaacgttttcttaaaaatattcgtttggaggacttccactttgatttggcccaagggtccttcttgagttgtgtttaacttcacatatgtgattcatataatttgtcacatgtcccaaaaaaaaatcttgacgtgtgggccccacctcagcttacaaataatccgacgttcaaaaatacgggatgtaacagatcTGTACTCTGCTTCAGCAGAGGAAAGGGAGATCGAAATCTGCTTCTTTGATTTCCAAGAAATCGGAGCTCCACCGAGAGTAATAAAAAATCCGCTTACAGATCGGCGAGAATCCTTACACGCGGCCCAATCTGCATCACAGAATGCCAACAAGGTGAAGGATAGATCAGAATTCAATAATATTCCTTGTGCTGGATCGACACTGAGGTACCGCAGAACCCTTAAAGCAGCAGAAAAGTGTGTCACACAAGGATTCTGCATATATTGGCTTAATGCAAGTACAACAAAGTTGAGATCTGGTCTGGT carries:
- the LOC132634969 gene encoding F-box protein PP2-A12-like is translated as MGSSLSLLFSSTTVNQQNNIGLGDLPESCVASVLVYMDPPQICKLSMLNKAFRGASFADFVWESKLPMNYNSIIQRVQNFPNNLCKRDIYARLCRPNSFDGGAKRVWLDKRTGRVCMSISSSGLTITGIDDRRYWSRIETDESRFKSVAYLQQIWWFEVDGEVDFPFPIGSYSIFFRLQVGRASRRFGRRVCNSEHVHGWDKKPVRFQLSTSDGQQATTQCYLNEPGIWKYHHVGDFVVTGLAKQMKVKYSMTQIDCTHTKGGLCVDSVLICPVDFKQRLKQNF